Proteins co-encoded in one Sander vitreus isolate 19-12246 chromosome 9, sanVit1, whole genome shotgun sequence genomic window:
- the LOC144522846 gene encoding antihemorrhagic factor cHLP-B-like, whose amino-acid sequence MKGFHIVVLLSSAMLLVSAAPALELVTCSKDSGAVAARLTMHRINENHGHGYKFRLQEIQGNKVETVDGGCNRELQLKLLETVCHVINPKHFEDCEIRGEGSAGKC is encoded by the exons ATGAAGGGATTTCACATCGTGGTGCTGCTGTCCTCGGCCATGCTGCTGGTCAGCGCTGCTCCGGCTCTGGAGCTGGTGACATGCAGCAAGGACAGTGGAGCTGTGGCTGCACGGCTGACTATGCATCGCATCAACGAGAACCATGGCCACGGCTACAAGTTCAGACTCCAAGAGATCCAAGGCAACAAAGTGGAAACG GTGGACGGAGGCTGTAACCGCGAGCTGCAGTTGAAGCTTCTGGAGACAGTGTGCCACGTCATCAACCCCAAACATTTTGAGGACTGTGAGATCCGTGGAGAGGGCTCAGCGGGTAAATGCTAA